From the Streptomyces sp. KMM 9044 genome, one window contains:
- a CDS encoding DUF5753 domain-containing protein, protein MASETQKLDPSRSARDLYGTELRRQRQLAGVSLDRLSDIVNYSKTQLHGVETAERLPLPPLSSKLDAAFGTGGLFEGLWSIIQRERYPDRYRRFMELADQATDIHEYAGHLVPGLLQTPAYARALLRVGDPEASGEEIERKVELRVGRQGRLGEGDGPRLWALLEEGVLRRPVGGPATAREQLRALLSFAESPRIEVQVIPCAHGEHALLDSTLTLLTLPNTTAVAYVESNYSGQLIEDPAESMKRRRAYDLLRANALSPRESAAVIEAAMKGFNPCEQQSD, encoded by the coding sequence ATGGCCTCCGAGACCCAGAAGCTCGACCCGTCCCGCTCGGCGCGGGACCTCTACGGCACGGAACTGCGCCGCCAGCGCCAGCTTGCCGGAGTGTCCCTGGACCGGCTGTCCGACATCGTGAACTACAGCAAGACCCAGCTCCACGGCGTCGAGACCGCCGAGCGCCTGCCCCTGCCCCCGCTCTCCTCCAAGCTCGACGCCGCGTTCGGCACGGGCGGGCTGTTCGAGGGCCTGTGGAGCATCATCCAGCGGGAGCGCTACCCCGACCGCTACCGCCGCTTCATGGAACTCGCCGACCAGGCCACCGACATCCACGAATACGCCGGGCACCTGGTACCGGGACTGCTCCAGACACCGGCGTACGCGCGGGCGCTGCTGCGGGTGGGAGACCCGGAGGCGTCGGGGGAAGAGATCGAGCGGAAGGTGGAGCTTCGGGTGGGGAGGCAGGGGCGGCTGGGGGAAGGGGATGGGCCCCGCTTGTGGGCACTCCTGGAGGAGGGCGTTCTACGACGCCCTGTCGGAGGTCCGGCAACCGCGCGCGAACAGCTCCGGGCTCTGCTGTCGTTCGCCGAGTCACCGCGCATCGAGGTGCAGGTCATCCCGTGCGCACATGGGGAACACGCACTGCTCGACAGCACCCTGACGCTCCTCACACTGCCGAACACCACGGCGGTTGCTTACGTAGAGAGCAACTACTCCGGCCAACTCATCGAGGATCCGGCCGAGTCCATGAAGCGGCGTCGGGCTTACGATCTACTCAGGGCCAACGCCCTGTCGCCGCGGGAGTCAGCCGCGGTGATCGAAGCAGCGATGAAAGGTTTCAACCCGTGCGAGCAGCAATCGGACTGA
- the mads6 gene encoding methylation-associated defense system protein kinase MAD6 has product MIPVGEPVNDAERMVLRHLRDHAPDDWTVVSNFELSYGRGRQVFEVDLAILTDHVCLLADTKGAHGRIEVRGARWYLSRGSYFPSPVRKSREHAKVLGRLLRRSRSGAALSVWCDPLVILPFDDSVLRDPAGLDEPHTVRLRDLVPFLAQYRPAAGHPVPDIAGRHDDIVRVLLAEARTPAGPRTFGRYEVEETLAETDPSAPADPYDPYENVSVYRVRRQGQAGAGTYLLQVHGVDPLLPEAELDAAFARISTPMQALGRLKASEHIVACVDDFPVDDQAGYAVVLEDVRADALRVRLTDQSSPLGADARRRVMSGVLAGLAHAHAKGVVHRGLTPDAVLVDRDGDAMLTGFDLAYPGQPRGPLLTVRQTALTRHDAVYLAPEVAGDADAFSPASDMYAAGALFHELYTGEPPDPEGDTAAALGEVPGLDSGVGSLVAALLDPDPRRRPQARDALELLERHRPAPGGRRGGLPQPEDDGSFDWHNPRNYADLRTGFRLTEKFRVRAKLGRGQFGVVYRVYNVLDDEDEVLKILTGGGLEVEERLKKEYRALRRLPPHPNLVRLIDAEWLPKGGFPYLRMEFAEGRDLQAVIDRGAERPLGPADVLRLLEDCLKGLGHLHGHGVYHCDIKPSNLLWTPDGTRLLDFNAAVSTGSTLTPTLGSPKFIAPGALGRERPRAEDLTDLDLYATGLSAYMALTGCYPWRGRESPPRDEEAPDPRDLAGFADLGAGFTGVLRRAISPRRSERFPDAEAFRTALREAGDVRRTPPGRPTGDGTPAAPRGTATAPTQPAEPGRNPFVAHLQTLYSQNARTNAGTRGLDPTGFPLYVETALDTRLAPAVLRGEHRLVVITGNAGDGKTAFLQHLAATAAKKNADFAPHRANGDEFTYRGRLFRTNHDGSQDEDGTDNDTVLEAFLAPYRGESADGWTDHETRLLAINEGRLADFLSRHEKHYPLLADILREGLASGQETHGVAVVNLNARDVFADPHSTGSIMRRMVETMTDPRHWEACGSCPLASRCYALHNARTFAHPTAGPQVRERLTTLHRMARLRGRLHITLRDLRSALAHTLTSGRDCDQIHALYAGGADTAQQRLDSFYFTSWAGIHTGGDQEHDRFLTQLRDLDMAQVPDPQLDRRLDYTGPSGGHSLISVDQRGNHDEELLREQFTTLPRTPDPDGRQRDAHRAYLAAARRRFYFESLDDTRWTTMVSHRSGSRFLGLLDGTLPAGGELARLVEAISRGEEMPHPIGPDGEPDLALQVRAVRGATIRSHRLFPAGRFTLDVRSPTASPYVETSPRELVMSNRPDGDGPQHARLVVRLDLYELLDRLHRGHRPGVEDRQGQNLALTVFKNALSAASCQEVLLSAPGSPPYRLTRQPGGTLRLAPAPETEH; this is encoded by the coding sequence ATGATTCCGGTGGGTGAGCCGGTCAACGATGCCGAGCGGATGGTGCTGCGGCATCTGCGGGACCACGCCCCCGACGACTGGACGGTGGTGTCCAACTTCGAGCTGTCGTACGGACGCGGCCGGCAGGTCTTCGAGGTGGACCTGGCCATCCTCACCGACCATGTGTGCCTGCTCGCCGACACCAAAGGGGCGCACGGCCGGATCGAGGTGCGCGGGGCCCGCTGGTATCTGAGCCGGGGGTCGTACTTCCCGAGCCCGGTGCGCAAGTCCCGGGAGCACGCCAAGGTGCTGGGGCGGCTGCTGCGGCGGTCCCGGTCCGGCGCGGCGCTGTCGGTGTGGTGCGACCCGCTGGTCATCCTGCCGTTCGACGACTCCGTGCTGCGGGACCCCGCCGGACTGGACGAGCCGCACACGGTGCGCCTGCGCGACCTCGTGCCGTTCCTCGCACAGTACCGTCCGGCGGCCGGCCACCCGGTGCCGGACATCGCCGGCCGGCACGACGACATCGTGCGGGTGCTGCTCGCCGAGGCCCGGACCCCCGCGGGACCCCGGACGTTCGGCCGGTACGAGGTCGAGGAGACCCTGGCGGAGACCGACCCCTCGGCACCCGCCGATCCCTACGACCCGTACGAGAACGTGTCGGTGTACCGGGTGCGCAGACAGGGCCAGGCAGGTGCCGGCACCTATCTGCTTCAGGTGCACGGCGTCGACCCCCTGCTGCCGGAGGCCGAACTGGACGCGGCGTTCGCCCGGATCAGCACACCGATGCAGGCACTCGGCAGGCTCAAGGCGAGTGAGCACATCGTGGCCTGCGTGGACGACTTCCCCGTGGACGACCAGGCGGGCTACGCGGTCGTTCTGGAGGACGTGCGGGCCGACGCGCTGCGGGTACGGCTCACGGACCAGTCGTCACCCCTCGGCGCGGACGCCAGACGAAGGGTGATGTCCGGCGTACTCGCCGGGCTCGCGCACGCCCACGCCAAGGGCGTGGTGCACCGGGGACTCACTCCCGACGCGGTCCTCGTCGACCGTGACGGGGACGCCATGCTGACCGGATTCGACCTGGCCTACCCGGGGCAGCCGCGCGGCCCCCTGCTCACCGTGCGGCAGACGGCGCTGACGCGGCACGATGCCGTCTACCTGGCGCCGGAGGTGGCGGGGGACGCGGACGCGTTCTCCCCCGCATCGGACATGTACGCGGCGGGTGCGCTCTTCCACGAGCTGTACACGGGTGAGCCGCCCGACCCGGAAGGGGACACCGCGGCGGCGCTCGGAGAGGTTCCCGGCCTGGACAGCGGTGTCGGGTCCCTCGTCGCGGCGCTGCTCGACCCCGACCCGCGGCGGCGGCCTCAGGCCCGTGACGCGCTGGAATTGCTGGAGCGGCACCGCCCGGCACCGGGCGGGCGCCGCGGCGGCCTGCCCCAACCGGAGGACGACGGCTCCTTCGACTGGCACAATCCGCGCAACTATGCGGACCTGCGCACTGGTTTCCGGCTCACCGAGAAGTTCCGCGTGCGGGCCAAACTCGGGCGGGGACAGTTCGGTGTCGTCTACCGGGTCTACAACGTCCTCGACGACGAGGACGAAGTGCTGAAGATCCTCACCGGCGGCGGGCTGGAGGTGGAGGAGCGGCTCAAGAAGGAGTACCGGGCGCTCCGCCGGCTCCCGCCACACCCCAACCTGGTACGGCTCATCGACGCCGAATGGCTTCCCAAGGGCGGATTCCCGTACCTGCGCATGGAGTTCGCCGAAGGGCGGGATCTCCAGGCCGTCATCGACCGCGGCGCCGAACGGCCCCTGGGCCCGGCCGACGTGCTTCGCCTGCTGGAGGACTGCCTGAAGGGCCTCGGCCATCTCCACGGACACGGCGTCTACCACTGCGACATCAAACCCAGCAACCTGCTGTGGACGCCCGACGGCACCCGGCTGCTCGACTTCAACGCGGCGGTCTCCACCGGCTCCACCCTCACCCCCACCCTCGGCTCACCCAAGTTCATCGCCCCCGGAGCCCTCGGCCGGGAACGGCCCAGGGCCGAGGACCTCACCGACCTCGACCTGTACGCGACCGGCCTGTCCGCCTACATGGCGCTCACCGGCTGCTACCCGTGGCGGGGCCGCGAGAGTCCGCCCCGCGACGAGGAGGCCCCCGACCCCCGGGACCTCGCGGGTTTCGCCGACCTCGGCGCCGGCTTCACCGGCGTGCTGCGCCGCGCGATCTCGCCCCGCCGGTCCGAACGCTTCCCCGATGCCGAGGCGTTCCGTACCGCGCTGCGCGAAGCCGGAGACGTACGCCGGACACCCCCGGGCCGCCCCACCGGTGACGGGACACCGGCCGCACCGCGAGGAACCGCGACCGCCCCCACGCAGCCGGCCGAACCAGGGCGCAACCCGTTCGTGGCGCATCTGCAGACCCTCTACAGCCAAAACGCGCGGACCAACGCCGGCACCCGCGGCCTTGACCCCACCGGCTTCCCGCTCTACGTCGAGACCGCCCTCGACACCCGGCTGGCCCCGGCCGTGCTGCGGGGAGAGCACCGCCTGGTGGTCATCACCGGGAACGCGGGCGACGGCAAGACCGCCTTCCTCCAGCATCTCGCCGCCACCGCGGCCAAGAAGAACGCGGACTTCGCTCCCCATCGCGCCAACGGAGACGAGTTCACCTACCGCGGACGCCTGTTCCGCACCAACCACGACGGCAGCCAGGACGAGGACGGAACGGACAACGACACCGTCCTGGAGGCGTTCCTCGCCCCCTACCGTGGTGAGTCCGCCGACGGCTGGACCGACCACGAAACCCGGCTGCTCGCCATCAACGAAGGACGGCTGGCCGACTTCCTGAGCCGGCACGAGAAGCACTACCCGCTGCTCGCCGACATCCTCCGCGAGGGCCTCGCGAGCGGACAGGAGACCCACGGCGTCGCCGTCGTCAACCTCAACGCCCGCGACGTCTTCGCCGACCCGCACAGCACCGGCTCCATCATGCGGCGCATGGTCGAGACCATGACCGACCCGCGGCACTGGGAGGCCTGCGGCTCCTGCCCCCTCGCCTCCCGCTGCTACGCCCTGCACAACGCACGCACCTTCGCCCACCCCACCGCAGGCCCCCAGGTGCGTGAACGCCTCACCACCCTGCACCGTATGGCCAGGCTCCGCGGACGGCTCCACATCACCCTGCGCGACCTGCGCTCCGCCCTCGCCCACACCCTCACTTCGGGACGGGACTGCGACCAGATCCACGCCCTCTACGCCGGTGGCGCAGACACCGCCCAGCAGCGGCTCGACAGCTTCTACTTCACCAGCTGGGCCGGCATCCACACCGGTGGCGACCAGGAGCACGACCGGTTCCTCACCCAGCTCCGCGATCTCGACATGGCCCAGGTCCCCGACCCCCAACTCGACCGCCGGCTCGACTACACCGGGCCCTCCGGCGGCCACAGCCTGATCTCGGTGGACCAGCGCGGAAACCACGACGAGGAACTCCTGCGCGAACAGTTCACCACTCTGCCCCGCACGCCCGACCCGGACGGGCGACAGCGCGACGCCCACAGGGCGTACCTCGCCGCCGCCCGGCGCCGCTTCTACTTCGAGAGCCTGGACGACACCCGCTGGACCACGATGGTCAGCCACCGCTCCGGCAGCCGCTTCCTCGGCCTCCTGGACGGCACGCTCCCTGCGGGCGGGGAACTGGCTCGGCTCGTCGAGGCGATCAGCCGCGGCGAAGAGATGCCGCACCCCATCGGCCCGGACGGCGAACCCGACCTCGCCCTCCAGGTCAGGGCGGTACGCGGCGCCACCATTCGCAGCCACCGCCTCTTCCCCGCCGGACGGTTCACCCTCGACGTACGCAGCCCCACCGCCTCCCCGTACGTGGAGACCAGCCCACGGGAACTCGTCATGAGTAACCGGCCCGACGGCGACGGACCGCAGCACGCCCGGCTCGTCGTCCGCCTCGACCTGTACGAGCTGCTCGACCGGCTCCACCGTGGCCACCGGCCCGGTGTCGAGGACCGTCAGGGCCAGAACCTCGCCCTCACCGTCTTCAAGAACGCCCTGTCCGCCGCATCCTGCCAGGAAGTGCTGCTCAGCGCCCCCGGAAGTCCTCCCTACCGCCTCACCCGGCAGCCCGGCGGAACCCTGCGGCTCGCCCCGGCCCCGGAAACGGAGCACTGA
- a CDS encoding SUMF1/EgtB/PvdO family nonheme iron enzyme, with protein MSTVVDERLRRLRSELDDHSRIADRLGLDLERPLRSLNDGYPENAVALIGKLTERLLKELWRHHGIEGDPSTKTLNDLVKRCRPHIRSSTVMGALDDIRRLRNRSTHDGYDISEEDGLLAARRLIDVLVWFTETGSPALLGDEPDVAPEVARRCEFLAGLYVTLGYRQAKRFVLSPNTVYQLFCRESGMRLEYVELLLSRDANDLGTVLSASGGDLLRTKLPKLTRFVVLDGVGAGPGALHQLLGTDFRIVPYDGFVDTIVSLETHLSGLTSVSGSCEPRAAVAAATLTTDPRTGEQKVEQSSDAAELLTRLACGSANVLVTGRPGSGKSTLLRSLALNPELRRFRFYFDLGLKPKDEPFSEYAARLLAPAMGPERSRAWDLFLYLIRSGTALCVLDAIDEGIEEPSPDGFLKLFTDLAAVLSAESAVVMSSRVSFLADSPQVRQLLDSGAGRSEQLVEQMYVNGIDPSRVPHFHVVRLADPGATPLEKRVTAALELPSGQALGDILGAHFTRTLTERGCAGLEERMPSAFGWAFLNGRTTFSLLDVHRELGAGAFSDARLGLDTCVLAPLLRPAGPDHVAFVHTAYQELLAAHYLAEHAHLNAAADVPGGAFLTEQVRVFLASMPGAAETDDCVLPAGAYVVGPAERLLIRRVSRAVRFDRHAVTVARYRRFLDALEADGTSQWDHPDQPAHVTHRPWTDRLRHPDYYENPRYSDHPAVCVNWWSAYAFAAFEGKRLPTSLEWEAAARGTDGRLFPWGDTSDSSRVNCADSWVGRPVVTYQAWYRDFAGDAVREAGASPVGEHPGNRSPFGVLDMVGNCWEWTSTSLSDPGEAVICGGSYDNPMRAVQASSKGVYRKRGGSNAVGFRCVQDIDTDKTKEAQT; from the coding sequence ATGAGTACCGTGGTCGACGAGCGGTTACGACGGCTGCGGAGTGAGCTGGACGATCACTCCCGGATCGCCGACCGGCTGGGGCTCGACCTCGAACGGCCGCTGCGGTCCCTGAACGACGGCTATCCCGAGAACGCGGTGGCCCTCATCGGCAAGCTGACCGAGAGGCTGCTCAAGGAGCTGTGGCGTCACCACGGTATTGAGGGTGATCCCTCGACGAAGACCCTGAACGACCTCGTCAAGCGCTGCCGACCGCACATTCGGAGCAGCACGGTCATGGGCGCGCTCGACGACATCCGACGGTTGCGCAACCGGTCCACCCATGACGGGTACGACATCAGTGAAGAGGACGGATTGCTGGCGGCCCGCCGCCTCATCGACGTACTGGTGTGGTTCACCGAGACCGGAAGCCCGGCTCTTCTCGGCGACGAGCCGGACGTGGCACCGGAGGTGGCGCGCCGCTGCGAGTTCCTCGCCGGGCTCTACGTCACCCTCGGCTACCGGCAGGCCAAGCGGTTCGTCCTCAGCCCCAACACTGTGTACCAGTTGTTCTGTCGCGAATCGGGGATGCGTCTGGAGTACGTGGAGCTATTGCTCTCCAGGGACGCCAACGACCTGGGAACGGTACTCTCCGCGAGCGGGGGCGATCTGCTGCGCACCAAGTTGCCCAAGCTCACCCGGTTCGTCGTGCTGGACGGCGTGGGCGCGGGGCCCGGCGCCCTCCACCAGCTACTGGGGACGGACTTCCGGATCGTGCCCTACGACGGTTTCGTCGACACCATCGTCAGTCTGGAGACGCACCTCTCCGGACTCACATCCGTCAGTGGGTCCTGCGAGCCGCGGGCCGCCGTCGCAGCGGCGACACTCACCACGGATCCGCGCACCGGCGAGCAGAAGGTGGAACAGTCCAGCGACGCTGCGGAGTTGCTGACCCGCCTGGCGTGCGGCAGCGCGAACGTCCTGGTGACCGGTCGTCCGGGAAGCGGCAAAAGCACGCTCCTGCGCTCGCTCGCCCTCAATCCGGAACTTCGCCGTTTCCGCTTCTACTTCGATCTCGGTCTCAAACCGAAGGACGAACCGTTCTCCGAGTACGCGGCCCGGCTCCTGGCGCCGGCCATGGGACCGGAGCGCTCCCGCGCCTGGGACCTCTTCCTCTACCTGATCCGCTCCGGAACCGCGCTGTGCGTACTCGACGCCATCGACGAGGGCATCGAGGAACCCAGTCCAGACGGGTTCCTGAAACTCTTCACCGACCTCGCGGCCGTCCTGTCCGCCGAGTCGGCGGTGGTCATGAGCTCTCGGGTGTCGTTCCTCGCGGACTCGCCCCAGGTACGTCAGTTGCTGGACAGCGGAGCGGGCCGGTCCGAGCAACTGGTCGAACAGATGTACGTGAACGGCATCGATCCGTCCCGTGTCCCGCACTTCCACGTCGTGCGTCTGGCCGATCCTGGGGCCACCCCGCTGGAGAAGCGCGTCACGGCGGCCCTGGAGCTTCCCTCGGGACAGGCACTCGGCGACATCCTGGGCGCGCATTTCACGCGGACACTGACCGAGCGCGGTTGCGCCGGCCTGGAGGAGCGGATGCCTTCCGCTTTCGGGTGGGCCTTCCTGAACGGCCGGACAACCTTCTCCCTACTCGACGTTCACAGGGAGTTGGGGGCCGGTGCCTTCTCGGACGCACGTCTCGGTCTTGACACATGCGTTCTCGCGCCACTGCTGCGCCCGGCAGGACCGGACCACGTCGCCTTCGTACATACGGCGTACCAGGAGCTGCTGGCCGCCCACTATCTGGCGGAGCACGCGCACCTGAACGCGGCGGCAGACGTTCCGGGCGGCGCCTTCCTCACGGAGCAGGTACGCGTCTTCCTCGCGAGCATGCCCGGCGCAGCGGAGACCGACGACTGCGTACTGCCGGCCGGAGCGTACGTGGTCGGCCCGGCCGAGCGGCTGCTGATCCGCCGTGTCTCACGCGCCGTTCGCTTCGACCGCCATGCGGTGACGGTCGCCCGCTACCGCCGTTTCCTGGATGCCCTCGAAGCAGACGGCACCTCACAGTGGGACCACCCGGACCAGCCCGCGCACGTCACACACCGCCCCTGGACCGACCGGCTGAGGCATCCGGACTACTACGAGAATCCGCGCTACTCCGATCACCCGGCCGTCTGCGTGAACTGGTGGAGCGCGTACGCGTTCGCCGCGTTCGAGGGCAAGCGCCTGCCAACCTCCCTGGAATGGGAGGCTGCCGCACGCGGTACGGACGGGCGTCTGTTCCCGTGGGGCGACACGTCCGACAGCAGCCGCGTCAACTGCGCGGACTCCTGGGTCGGGCGGCCCGTCGTGACGTACCAGGCGTGGTATCGCGATTTCGCGGGTGACGCCGTCCGGGAGGCAGGCGCCTCCCCCGTAGGGGAACACCCTGGCAACCGCTCGCCCTTCGGCGTCCTCGACATGGTGGGCAACTGCTGGGAATGGACGTCGACCAGCCTGAGCGATCCCGGGGAAGCCGTGATCTGCGGCGGCAGCTACGACAACCCGATGCGCGCGGTGCAGGCCAGCAGCAAGGGCGTCTACCGGAAGCGCGGCGGGAGCAACGCGGTCGGTTTCCGGTGCGTGCAGGACATCGACACCGACAAGACGAAGGAGGCACAGACGTGA
- a CDS encoding DUF397 domain-containing protein translates to MRAAIGLSPIRWRKSSYSNVDGGNCLEVADGFPDAVPVRDSKAAEGPILMIPRPAWTQFVGSIKHTSK, encoded by the coding sequence GTGCGAGCAGCAATCGGACTGAGCCCTATACGGTGGCGCAAGTCGAGCTACAGCAACGTGGACGGGGGCAACTGCCTTGAGGTCGCCGACGGCTTCCCTGACGCTGTGCCCGTCCGGGACAGCAAGGCCGCGGAGGGCCCTATCCTGATGATCCCCCGTCCAGCCTGGACACAGTTCGTTGGAAGCATCAAACACACTTCGAAGTAG
- a CDS encoding class I SAM-dependent methyltransferase, giving the protein MERGDVRGHYEELAAEYDEHWAYGPDYIAWMSGRIAETLRLTPTDRIADVGAGTGLFARGVAGQLRPHRPILCIDPSEAMLRQLGTPPSSGLTPVVASAEDITEGRTRLPYRRLDAMWLKESVHHLADPGRTLKGLVGQLAPGGRLLVVLLPASIRYPLFEAALTRFEELQPDPAHMVEHLRTAGLEVHLTHVEHELRIDRDRYFGMVRARYMSLLSTFSDSEIEKGIEEMCAAHPEPVLVFPDRFAFVLGQHRKESA; this is encoded by the coding sequence GTGGAGCGGGGCGACGTGCGGGGGCACTACGAGGAGTTGGCGGCCGAGTACGACGAGCACTGGGCCTACGGTCCGGACTACATCGCCTGGATGTCCGGTCGGATCGCCGAGACGCTGCGACTCACACCCACGGACCGAATCGCTGACGTTGGCGCCGGTACCGGCCTGTTTGCCAGGGGGGTGGCCGGGCAGCTCCGGCCGCACCGGCCCATCCTCTGCATTGACCCCTCCGAGGCGATGCTGCGCCAACTCGGCACACCTCCCTCATCTGGTCTGACGCCTGTGGTCGCCTCCGCCGAGGACATCACTGAGGGCCGTACGCGGCTGCCGTACCGGCGACTTGATGCGATGTGGCTCAAGGAATCGGTGCATCATCTGGCCGACCCGGGGCGCACGCTCAAGGGTCTCGTCGGCCAACTGGCGCCTGGTGGCCGACTGTTGGTGGTATTGCTCCCTGCCAGCATCCGGTACCCGCTGTTCGAGGCGGCTCTCACCCGGTTCGAGGAGTTGCAGCCGGACCCGGCGCACATGGTGGAGCATCTGCGCACTGCCGGGCTGGAGGTGCACCTCACTCATGTCGAGCACGAGTTGCGCATCGACCGGGACCGGTACTTCGGCATGGTGCGCGCCCGTTATATGTCACTGCTCTCCACCTTCAGTGACAGCGAGATCGAGAAGGGCATCGAGGAGATGTGTGCCGCCCACCCGGAGCCTGTGCTGGTGTTTCCCGACCGGTTCGCGTTCGTCCTGGGGCAGCACCGGAAGGAGTCCGCATGA
- the mads5 gene encoding methylation-associated defense system restriction endonuclease subunit S MAD5, with product MKIAERGNPAMRSWLDRQGLRLVAKPYLSGAFATQQLLERLTVEKAPLRELTAGYGGGVNSGPLFRRVYVSTPEHSVPFVGSKDMLVADLSSLPRLKKTDAESSSLHYLELQPGMTMISRSGFNAGRRAYVRPDMEGYWSSEDVIKVTPDQNKIKPGYLYTFLSSRFGEVLVRGGVYGSAIRHIAPDHIEEIRVPRFGEAVEKEIHELMEEAASLRAAYQSGVHQATRDLFETAGLGDLLDLRWHEQGRDLGFAQRGLDTTTLRPLNFQPRARKILRRLGEVEHVTLGEFCKGGQMSRGLRFPRVDGEPGDTYSYRLVGQRQAFWLRPEGRWISKAHTSKDVLAEDETVLIASQGTLGENEVYGRALFAAGSWRSFAFSEHFLRVRPGLAGYSGAYLFAFLRSECVFRVLRSCSTGGKQQDIHPELCAAIPVPALAGEDRERIAETVRQAHSQRDEADRKEDRALLRLEEAVAQHAGVTS from the coding sequence GTGAAGATCGCCGAGCGGGGCAACCCGGCCATGCGGAGCTGGCTCGACCGGCAGGGGCTGCGGCTGGTTGCCAAGCCGTACCTGTCGGGGGCCTTCGCCACCCAGCAGCTGCTGGAACGGCTCACGGTGGAGAAGGCGCCGCTGCGGGAGCTGACGGCGGGGTACGGCGGGGGCGTCAACAGTGGCCCGCTGTTCCGGCGGGTCTATGTCAGCACCCCTGAGCACAGTGTTCCCTTCGTGGGCAGCAAAGACATGCTGGTTGCCGACCTGAGCTCGTTGCCCCGGCTAAAGAAGACCGATGCGGAATCGTCCAGTCTGCATTACCTGGAACTTCAGCCCGGCATGACGATGATCTCGCGCTCGGGATTCAACGCCGGCCGACGCGCGTATGTGCGACCCGACATGGAGGGGTACTGGTCGTCGGAGGACGTCATCAAGGTCACTCCCGACCAGAACAAGATCAAGCCGGGGTACCTGTACACATTCCTGTCGAGCCGCTTCGGGGAAGTGCTGGTCAGGGGTGGCGTGTATGGGTCCGCCATCAGGCATATCGCGCCGGACCACATCGAGGAGATCCGGGTGCCGCGCTTCGGTGAGGCGGTGGAGAAGGAGATCCATGAACTAATGGAGGAAGCCGCCTCATTGCGGGCGGCGTACCAGAGCGGCGTGCATCAGGCGACGCGGGACCTGTTCGAGACCGCGGGACTCGGGGATCTGCTCGACCTGCGGTGGCACGAGCAGGGACGGGATCTCGGGTTCGCGCAGCGTGGGTTGGATACGACGACGCTGCGGCCGCTGAACTTTCAGCCACGGGCGCGAAAGATACTGCGGCGACTGGGGGAGGTTGAGCATGTGACGCTGGGGGAGTTTTGCAAGGGCGGCCAGATGAGTCGTGGCCTGCGCTTTCCGCGCGTCGACGGCGAGCCCGGGGACACATACAGCTACCGACTGGTGGGCCAGCGTCAAGCGTTCTGGCTTCGGCCGGAAGGGCGATGGATCAGCAAGGCGCACACCTCGAAGGATGTGCTGGCGGAGGACGAGACGGTTTTGATCGCTTCGCAGGGTACTCTCGGCGAAAATGAGGTGTATGGGCGGGCGCTCTTTGCTGCTGGCTCCTGGCGGTCTTTCGCATTCTCTGAACATTTTCTGCGCGTACGTCCGGGGCTCGCTGGCTACAGCGGAGCTTACCTGTTCGCTTTCCTGCGCTCGGAATGTGTGTTTCGAGTGCTTCGTTCATGCTCGACAGGCGGAAAGCAGCAGGACATTCACCCCGAGCTATGCGCTGCGATTCCGGTACCGGCCTTGGCTGGAGAAGACCGCGAGCGAATTGCCGAAACCGTCCGCCAGGCCCACAGCCAGCGTGATGAGGCCGATCGCAAGGAAGACCGGGCCCTTTTGCGGCTGGAAGAGGCTGTGGCTCAGCACGCGGGCGTAACCAGCTGA